A genomic window from Agrobacterium larrymoorei includes:
- a CDS encoding replication-associated recombination protein A — MSGDLFAPQIPAEVANRRPLADRLRPTTIAQVTGQPHLTGEEGVLRRMIESGSLGSMIFWGPPGTGKTTVARLLSGEAGLAFEQISAIFSGVADLKKVFEAARTRRMNGRQTLLFVDEIHRFNRAQQDSFLPVMEDGTIILVGATTENPSFELNAALLSRARVLTFKPHDEGSLLELLKRAEEAEAKPLPLDEDARLALLRMADGDGRAVLTLAEEVWRAAREGEVFDTEGLTRIVQRRAPVYDKSQDGHYNLISALHKSVRGSDPDAALYYLARMLDAGEDPLYLGRRLVRMAVEDIGLADPQALVICNAAKDAYDYLGSPEGELALAQACVYLATAPKSNAVYTAYKSAMRAAKENGSLLPPKHILNAPTKLMKGEGYGDGYRYDHDEPDAFSGQDYFPEKMGRTTFYDPPDRGFERDIRKRLDWWSKLRRERNPR, encoded by the coding sequence ATGAGTGGAGACCTCTTCGCACCTCAGATTCCAGCAGAGGTTGCCAACCGGCGACCTTTGGCGGACAGGCTGCGTCCGACGACGATCGCCCAGGTGACAGGCCAGCCGCATCTGACGGGCGAAGAGGGCGTATTGCGCCGCATGATCGAGAGCGGTTCGCTTGGCTCGATGATCTTCTGGGGACCGCCCGGCACCGGCAAGACGACGGTTGCTCGGCTGCTCTCAGGGGAGGCCGGTCTGGCCTTCGAGCAGATTTCCGCAATTTTCTCCGGCGTGGCCGACCTGAAAAAGGTCTTCGAAGCTGCGCGCACACGGCGGATGAACGGACGGCAAACGCTGCTCTTCGTCGACGAAATCCATCGCTTCAACCGGGCTCAACAGGACAGTTTCCTACCGGTGATGGAAGATGGAACCATCATTCTGGTAGGCGCGACCACGGAGAATCCGTCCTTTGAACTGAATGCAGCTTTGCTGTCTCGCGCCCGTGTTCTGACCTTCAAGCCGCATGACGAAGGGAGCCTGCTGGAACTTCTGAAGCGCGCCGAGGAGGCGGAAGCCAAGCCGCTGCCGCTCGATGAGGACGCGCGGCTCGCACTCCTGCGGATGGCGGATGGTGACGGTCGCGCCGTTCTGACGCTTGCCGAGGAAGTCTGGCGTGCTGCGCGCGAAGGCGAGGTGTTCGATACCGAAGGGCTGACCCGTATCGTGCAGCGTCGGGCTCCGGTCTATGACAAGAGCCAGGACGGCCATTACAATCTGATCTCGGCGCTGCATAAGTCGGTACGTGGCTCCGATCCTGATGCGGCACTTTATTATCTAGCGCGGATGCTCGATGCCGGTGAAGATCCGCTTTATCTCGGCAGGCGTCTCGTGCGCATGGCAGTTGAGGATATTGGGCTTGCCGACCCGCAGGCGCTGGTTATCTGCAATGCGGCGAAAGATGCCTATGATTATCTCGGCTCACCCGAAGGCGAACTGGCGCTAGCGCAGGCCTGCGTCTATCTGGCGACGGCACCCAAATCCAACGCGGTCTACACGGCCTACAAGAGCGCGATGCGGGCGGCCAAGGAGAACGGCTCGCTCCTGCCACCCAAGCATATTCTCAATGCGCCGACCAAGCTGATGAAGGGCGAGGGTTATGGCGATGGCTATCGCTATGACCATGACGAGCCCGATGCCTTCTCAGGCCAGGATTACTTTCCCGAAAAGATGGGGCGCACCACCTTCTACGATCCGCCCGACCGGGGTTTCGAGCGCGACATTCGAAAGCGCCTGGATTGGTGGTCGAAGCTGAGACGGGAACGCAACCCTCGCTGA
- a CDS encoding DegQ family serine endoprotease — MQRVLKFMANGFLAALLLAPLGAQAQDAKAVPASRTEMQLSFAPLVKRTSGAVVNVYAERIVQRRASPFAGDPFFEQFFGQQLPNRTEKQSSLGSGVIVSASGLVVTNNHVIEGADDIKVALADGREFSSKVLLKDDRVDLAVLKIDAKEQFPVLPLGNSDATEVGDLVLAIGNPFGVGQTVTSGIVSALARNQVTQGDFGFFIQTDASINPGNSGGALMNMNGELIGINTAIFSRGGGSNGIGFAIPANLVKVFLAAAEKGDKSFQRPYVGATFDPVTSEVAEALGLKRARGALVVSVVKGGPAEKAGIEPGQVVTAVNGIEVEHPDALGYRLTTAGIGKSAKIALIDKGKEKTVTIALDTAPETAPRDERLLEGRNPFAGATVANLSPKLADELRMVGTPSGVVIVDVARGSPASRVGFQPKDIIVSLNGADITSSAQMQEALHDDPGFWRLEIIRDGQRLRQFLR; from the coding sequence ATGCAGCGCGTGTTGAAATTCATGGCCAACGGCTTTCTGGCGGCGTTGCTTCTCGCGCCTTTGGGCGCACAGGCGCAGGACGCCAAGGCGGTGCCGGCCAGCCGGACGGAAATGCAACTGTCATTCGCCCCCCTGGTCAAGCGCACCTCCGGTGCCGTGGTGAACGTTTATGCTGAGCGCATCGTCCAGCGCCGCGCCTCGCCCTTTGCAGGCGATCCCTTTTTCGAGCAGTTCTTTGGCCAGCAGCTGCCGAACCGCACGGAGAAGCAGTCTTCGCTCGGCTCCGGCGTCATCGTTTCGGCAAGTGGTCTGGTGGTGACCAACAATCACGTCATCGAAGGTGCCGACGATATAAAGGTGGCGCTCGCCGATGGTCGCGAGTTCTCTTCCAAGGTTTTGTTGAAGGATGACCGTGTCGATCTTGCGGTGTTGAAGATCGATGCCAAGGAACAGTTCCCCGTGCTGCCGCTCGGCAATTCGGATGCGACGGAAGTCGGCGATCTGGTGCTCGCCATCGGCAACCCCTTCGGTGTCGGTCAGACCGTCACGAGCGGTATCGTTTCTGCCTTGGCGCGCAATCAGGTGACGCAGGGTGATTTTGGGTTCTTCATTCAGACGGATGCCTCGATCAACCCCGGCAACTCCGGTGGTGCGCTGATGAATATGAACGGCGAGCTGATCGGCATCAATACGGCGATCTTCTCGCGCGGCGGTGGCTCGAACGGGATCGGCTTTGCCATCCCTGCGAACCTGGTCAAGGTCTTCCTGGCTGCGGCTGAGAAGGGCGATAAGAGCTTCCAGCGTCCCTATGTTGGCGCAACATTCGATCCTGTCACCTCTGAAGTCGCGGAAGCGCTTGGGTTGAAGCGTGCTCGTGGCGCACTCGTCGTCAGCGTTGTAAAAGGTGGCCCTGCGGAGAAAGCCGGCATCGAGCCTGGCCAGGTGGTCACTGCGGTGAACGGCATCGAGGTGGAGCATCCGGATGCGCTGGGTTATCGCCTGACGACGGCAGGTATCGGCAAATCCGCCAAGATCGCGCTGATCGACAAGGGTAAGGAAAAAACCGTCACTATCGCATTGGATACCGCGCCTGAAACCGCACCGCGTGACGAGCGACTGTTGGAGGGCCGCAATCCTTTTGCTGGCGCCACGGTTGCCAATCTTTCGCCCAAGCTCGCCGATGAACTGCGTATGGTCGGAACACCCTCCGGTGTCGTGATCGTCGATGTCGCTCGCGGTTCGCCCGCTTCGCGTGTCGGCTTCCAGCCGAAGGATATCATCGTCTCGTTGAACGGCGCTGATATTACCTCCAGCGCCCAGATGCAGGAAGCGCTGCATGACGATCCGGGCTTCTGGCGTCTGGAAATCATTCGCGATGGTCAGCGCCTGCGGCAGTTCCTGCGATGA
- a CDS encoding lysozyme inhibitor LprI family protein, producing MQFRKHALALFIVCASYSHGSPVGAASFDCSKTDLAADEKTICENRALNDQDVKMATTFDILTQLMAMGARDTLKTEQAEWLKHRQSCEADVACLTKAYDERMVKLGEAFQSINRPL from the coding sequence ATGCAGTTTCGAAAACATGCCCTGGCCCTGTTTATTGTTTGCGCTTCCTATTCGCATGGATCCCCCGTCGGCGCTGCGAGCTTCGATTGCTCCAAGACCGATCTCGCGGCAGATGAAAAGACGATCTGCGAGAACCGCGCCCTGAATGATCAGGACGTAAAAATGGCGACAACCTTCGACATCCTCACACAACTCATGGCCATGGGCGCACGCGATACGCTCAAAACCGAACAGGCCGAATGGTTGAAGCACCGCCAGAGCTGTGAAGCGGACGTCGCCTGCCTGACAAAGGCCTATGACGAGCGCATGGTCAAGCTGGGTGAAGCATTCCAGAGCATCAACCGCCCGCTTTAA